From Epinephelus lanceolatus isolate andai-2023 chromosome 5, ASM4190304v1, whole genome shotgun sequence, the proteins below share one genomic window:
- the LOC117262272 gene encoding troponin I, slow skeletal muscle-like: protein MAAVMLEKEKEEKRLEKEATLGERVPPLQLSGLSMQDLQALCKELHHKIDVVDEERYDIDAKVAKNNKEIENLSLKIIELKGKMKRPALKRVKISADAMLGALLGAKVKESVDFKANLKTVKKEEEKKEEVTDWRKNVEAMSGMEGRKKLFNAGQ from the exons ATGGCAGCTGTGATgttggagaaggagaaggaggaaaaaaggcTGGAGAAAGAAGCAACTTTGGGTGAGCGGGTCCCTCCCCTTCAGCTGTCTGGTTTGTCCATGCAGGACCTTCAG gctCTGTGCAAAGAGCTGCACCACAAGATCGATGTCGTAGATGAAGAGCGCTACGACATTGATGCCAAAGTGGCCAAAAATAACAAGGAG ATTGAAAATCTGTCTCTGAAGATCATTGAGCTGAAGGGCAAGATGAAGCGACCTGCTCTGAAAAGGGTGAAGATCTCAGCTGACGCTATGTTGGGAGCTCTGCTGGGCGCTAAGGTCAAAGAGTCTGTGGACTTCAAGGCCAACCTGAAGACTgtgaagaaagaggaggagaag AAAGAGGAGGTGACTGACTGGCGTAAGAACGTGGAGGCCATGTCTGGTATGGAGGGCAGGAAGAAGCTGTTCAATGCCGGGCAATAG
- the LOC117262271 gene encoding troponin I, slow skeletal muscle-like, whose amino-acid sequence MLLEETEQKKKDKEAALAERVPPLNLSGLSLQELQDLCRDLHHKIDVVDEEWYDIGLKVSKNDKEIENMNLKIIEIQSKFKKPALRRVKISAEAMLSVLLGSKHKESIDFKANLKTVKKEEEKKEEVTDWRKNVEAMSGMEGRKKLFDASGN is encoded by the exons ATGCTGCTGGAAGAGAcggagcagaagaagaaggacaaAGAAGCTGCTCTGGCAGAAAGAGTTCCTCCTCTGAATCTGTCTGGTCTGTCTTTGCAAGAACTTCAG GATCTTTGCAGAGATTTGCACCACAAAATTGATGTTGTAGATGAGGAGTGGTATGATATCGGTCTCAAGGTGTCCAAAAACGACAAGGAG ATTGAGAACATGAACCTGAAGATCATTGAGATTCAGAGTAAGTTCAAGAAGCCAGCTCTGAGGAGAGTGAAGATCTCAGCTGAGGCTATGCTGAGCGTTCTGCTGGGCTCCAAACACAAGGAGTCCATCGACTTCAAGGCCAACCTCAAGACCGTCaagaaggaagaggaaaag AAGGAGGAGGTGACTGACTGGCGTAAGAACGTTGAGGCCATGTCTGGTATGGAGGGCAGGAAGAAGCTGTTTGACGCCTCCGGCAACTAA
- the LOC117262269 gene encoding interleukin-17 receptor A isoform X2, with the protein MDEHGPVPVLSVTWKIKPDGSVKALCGSEINIRDESTYQCMCVQFSYKLNSNQQQNPKHEQWTFSLNGVIVEPEHTYMVSVINLPEPDVGDYVIRKQITIPGCGDRRIQNAVICLENGSVWDHHLTTDVSLKERKTFSIFVGFEAAEYSERYRVSLQSHGFHSSKNVSKGNTALLNVTFEFGSWQISQCKMLLTIQPFFIRCKNDCRRLEESIDLCPYYQPRTWAIKATVELLIIGVFLGYLLWRAFHKDPVNTTSSAAKQQPQGFQVQERRRVLIIYSLDHPLYKNIILKLCAFLSNKCGTEVVLDLLDSTRLGVLGSIQWLDWHREQMESSSDKILILCSRGVQAKWRAMCGDKQVFLREDARSPVGDMLSPALSLVVPHFIRSTSFEKYIVAYFDDVCSEEDVPSPFNITVRYKLMKQFEELFFRILDTEKHEPGRVNHIKGFSEGEYCHCPSGRALRDAIEAFQAYQLEHPQWFEDELLESSELKAEENSAEICDNTKTTTNLTAYRGPASTIVTSHVTTQENDYTADRTGQNVAEEFQMCTTAEVSRFNTENMQFDVIAFLDICEDLHFYETVKSRCDSCSTF; encoded by the exons ATGGACGAACATGGGCCTGTTCCTGTTTTGAGTGTTACATGGAAAATAAAACCAGATG GAAGTGTGAAAGCTCTTTGTGGATCAGAGATAAATATTAGGGATGAAAGTACATatcaatgtatgtgtgtgcagttttCTTACAAACTCAACTCAAACCAACAGCAGAATCCAAAACATGAGCAG tGGACGTTTTCCTTGAATGGAGTCATAGTGGAGCCTGAGCATACATACATGGTGTCCGTTATTAATCTGCCAGAACCTGACGTTGGAGACTATGTAATAAGAAAGCAAATTACCATCCCAG GATGTGGAGACAGAAGAATCCAAAATGCCGTAATATGTCTGGAAAATG GTAGTGTATGGGATCACCACCTGACCACTGATGTGTCTCTGAAGGAACGtaaaacattttccatttttgtGGGTTTTGAGGCTGCAGAGTATTCAGAGAGATACAGAGTCTCCCTCCAGAGTCATGGTTTCCATTCCTCAAAGAATGTCTCAAAG GGAAACACAGCATTGCTGAATGTGACATTTGAGTTTGGTTCATGGCAGATCTCACAGTGTAAAATGTTGTTAACA ATTCAGCCATTTTTTATTCGATGCAAGAATGACTGTCGGCGCCTCGAGGAATCAATCGATTTATGCCCGT atTATCAACCACGGACTTGGGCTATAAAGGCAACCGTGGAGCTGCTCATCATTGGTGTATTTCTTGGTTATTTACTGTGGAGAGCCTTTCATAAAG ATCCTGTAAACACAACGTCATCTGCTgccaaacaacaaccacaaggTTTTCAAGTGcaagagagaagaagagttCTCATCATTTACTCTCTCGACCACCCTTTATACAAAAACATCATCCTCAAGCTTTGTGCCTTCCTCTCAAACAAATGTGGCACTGAAGTGGTCCTGGATCTGCTGGACTCTACAAGACTGGGAGTTTTGGGAAGCATCCAGTGGTTGGACTGGCACAGAGAACAAATGGAAAGCTCTTCAGATAAGATACTAATCCTGTGCTCACGGGGAGTACAAGCTAAATGGAGAGCCATGTGTGGTGACAAACAGGTTTTTCTAAGAGAGGACGCCCGCTCACCTGTAGGCGACATGCTCAGTCCAGCCCTCAGCCTCGTGGTCCCCCATTTTATTCGATCGACGTCGTTTGAGAAATACATTGTGGCTTACTTTGATGACGTTTGTTCTGAAGAAGATGTTCCTTCACCTTTCAACATCACTGTACGATACAAGCTGATGAAACAGTTTGAGGAGCTCTTTTTCCGAATCCTGGACACTGAGAAACACGAACCCGGCAGAGTGAATCACATTAAAGGGTTTTCAGAGGGCGAGTATTGTCACTGTCCCTCAGGTAGAGCCCTGCGGGACGCCATAGAGGCTTTTCAGGCATACCAGCTGGAGCATCCACAGTGGTTTGAAGATGAATTACTGGAAAGCTCAGAGTTGAAGGCTGAAGAAAACTCAGCTGAAATCTGTGACAatacaaaaacaaccacaaacctTACTGCATATCGTGGACCTGCCTCAACCATAGTCACCAGTCACGTAACAACACAAGAAAATGATTACACAGCAGATAGAACAGGACAGAACGTGGCTGAAGAGTTTCAAATGTGCACAACGGCTGAGGTCTCCCGCTTTAATACTGAAAACATGCAGTTTGATGTAATTGCATTTTTAGACATCTGTGAAGATcttcatttttatgaaactgTCAAAAGCCGATGTGATTCGTGCTCCACCTTTTAA
- the LOC117262270 gene encoding troponin I, slow skeletal muscle-like, whose translation MTMLDQEKQVRKDERARTLAERCPELQMSGLSLQDLQTLCKELHQKIDVVDEERYDIDSKVMKNTREIQDLSQKIFELKGKMKRPALKRVRVSADAMLGALLGAKVKESVDFKANLKTVKKEEEKKEEVTDWRKNVDAMSGMEGRKKLFDAGQ comes from the exons ATGACCATGCTGGATCAAGAAAAGCAAGTCAGAAAAGACGAACGAGCGCGAACCCTCGCTGAGAGATGCCCAGAACTCCAAATGTCAGGCCTGTCTTTGCAGGATCTACAG ACTCTTTGCAAGGAGCTTCACCAGAAAATCGATGTGGTAGATGAAGAGCGATATGACATTGATTCGAAAGTGATGAAAAATACCAGGGAG ATACAGGACCTGTCTCAGAAGATCTTTGAGTTGAAGGGCAAGATGAAGAGACCGGCTCTGAAGAGGGTGAGGGTGTCTGCTGACGCCATGTTGGGAGCTCTGCTGGGCGCTAAGGTCAAAGAGTCTGTCGACTTCAAGGCTAACCTCAAGACTgtgaagaaagaggaggagaag AAAGAGGAAGTGACCGACTGGCGTAAGAACGTGGATGCCATGTCTGGTATGGAGGGCAGAAAGAAGCTGTTTGATGCTGGGCAGTAG
- the LOC117262273 gene encoding troponin I, slow skeletal muscle-like, whose product MLVAEREQRKQEKEKVVNESFPPLKLSGLSVQELQDLCKELHKKIDVVDEARYDLEVKVSRNETEIQTLNQKIIGLKGARRPSLKRVKKTTDDMLGACTDNSKLMKADFKANLKTVKKEEEKREEVTDWRKNVEAMSGMEGRKKLFNAGQ is encoded by the exons ATGCTCGTGGCTGAACGTGAACAGAGGAaacaggagaaggagaaagttgtgAACGAGAGCTTCCCTCCTCTGAAGTTGTCAGGTCTGTCAGTCCAGGAACTCCAG GATCTTTGCAAAGAACTACATAAAAAAATTGATGTTGTCGATGAAGCTCGTTATGATCTGGAGGTTAAGGTGTCCAGAAATGAGACAGAG ATCCAGACACTGAATCAGAAGATCATTGGGCTGAAGGGGGCGAGGAGGCCCAGCTTAAAGAGGGTGAAGAAAACTACAGACGACATGCTGGGCGCATGCACCGACAACTCCAAACTCATGAAGGCTGATTTCAAGGCCAACCTGAAGACAgtgaagaaggaggaagaaaag AGGGAAGAAGTGACTGACTGGCGTAAGAATGTGGAGGCCATGTCGGGTATGGAGGGCAGAAAGAAGCTGTTCAATGCTGGACAATAA
- the LOC117262269 gene encoding interleukin-17 receptor A isoform X1, with the protein MIHVPLFCFCLTAGLSVSSSLRTLDKRLDCNQLGLDNCKINNCSDKRPVAPRQHAPVDPEWGPEHVGVWMDEHGPVPVLSVTWKIKPDGSVKALCGSEINIRDESTYQCMCVQFSYKLNSNQQQNPKHEQWTFSLNGVIVEPEHTYMVSVINLPEPDVGDYVIRKQITIPGCGDRRIQNAVICLENGSVWDHHLTTDVSLKERKTFSIFVGFEAAEYSERYRVSLQSHGFHSSKNVSKGNTALLNVTFEFGSWQISQCKMLLTIQPFFIRCKNDCRRLEESIDLCPYYQPRTWAIKATVELLIIGVFLGYLLWRAFHKDPVNTTSSAAKQQPQGFQVQERRRVLIIYSLDHPLYKNIILKLCAFLSNKCGTEVVLDLLDSTRLGVLGSIQWLDWHREQMESSSDKILILCSRGVQAKWRAMCGDKQVFLREDARSPVGDMLSPALSLVVPHFIRSTSFEKYIVAYFDDVCSEEDVPSPFNITVRYKLMKQFEELFFRILDTEKHEPGRVNHIKGFSEGEYCHCPSGRALRDAIEAFQAYQLEHPQWFEDELLESSELKAEENSAEICDNTKTTTNLTAYRGPASTIVTSHVTTQENDYTADRTGQNVAEEFQMCTTAEVSRFNTENMQFDVIAFLDICEDLHFYETVKSRCDSCSTF; encoded by the exons ATGATCCATGttcccttgttttgtttttgtttgacagCTGGACTATCAGTGTCGTCTTCTCTTAGGACTCTGGACAAGCGTCTGGACTGCAATCAGCTG ggtcTTGACAACTGTAAAATTA ATAACTGCTCAGACAAACGCCCGGTCGCACCCAGACAACATGCTCCTGTCGACCCAGAATGGGGTCCTGAGCATGTGGGAGTCTGGATGGACGAACATGGGCCTGTTCCTGTTTTGAGTGTTACATGGAAAATAAAACCAGATG GAAGTGTGAAAGCTCTTTGTGGATCAGAGATAAATATTAGGGATGAAAGTACATatcaatgtatgtgtgtgcagttttCTTACAAACTCAACTCAAACCAACAGCAGAATCCAAAACATGAGCAG tGGACGTTTTCCTTGAATGGAGTCATAGTGGAGCCTGAGCATACATACATGGTGTCCGTTATTAATCTGCCAGAACCTGACGTTGGAGACTATGTAATAAGAAAGCAAATTACCATCCCAG GATGTGGAGACAGAAGAATCCAAAATGCCGTAATATGTCTGGAAAATG GTAGTGTATGGGATCACCACCTGACCACTGATGTGTCTCTGAAGGAACGtaaaacattttccatttttgtGGGTTTTGAGGCTGCAGAGTATTCAGAGAGATACAGAGTCTCCCTCCAGAGTCATGGTTTCCATTCCTCAAAGAATGTCTCAAAG GGAAACACAGCATTGCTGAATGTGACATTTGAGTTTGGTTCATGGCAGATCTCACAGTGTAAAATGTTGTTAACA ATTCAGCCATTTTTTATTCGATGCAAGAATGACTGTCGGCGCCTCGAGGAATCAATCGATTTATGCCCGT atTATCAACCACGGACTTGGGCTATAAAGGCAACCGTGGAGCTGCTCATCATTGGTGTATTTCTTGGTTATTTACTGTGGAGAGCCTTTCATAAAG ATCCTGTAAACACAACGTCATCTGCTgccaaacaacaaccacaaggTTTTCAAGTGcaagagagaagaagagttCTCATCATTTACTCTCTCGACCACCCTTTATACAAAAACATCATCCTCAAGCTTTGTGCCTTCCTCTCAAACAAATGTGGCACTGAAGTGGTCCTGGATCTGCTGGACTCTACAAGACTGGGAGTTTTGGGAAGCATCCAGTGGTTGGACTGGCACAGAGAACAAATGGAAAGCTCTTCAGATAAGATACTAATCCTGTGCTCACGGGGAGTACAAGCTAAATGGAGAGCCATGTGTGGTGACAAACAGGTTTTTCTAAGAGAGGACGCCCGCTCACCTGTAGGCGACATGCTCAGTCCAGCCCTCAGCCTCGTGGTCCCCCATTTTATTCGATCGACGTCGTTTGAGAAATACATTGTGGCTTACTTTGATGACGTTTGTTCTGAAGAAGATGTTCCTTCACCTTTCAACATCACTGTACGATACAAGCTGATGAAACAGTTTGAGGAGCTCTTTTTCCGAATCCTGGACACTGAGAAACACGAACCCGGCAGAGTGAATCACATTAAAGGGTTTTCAGAGGGCGAGTATTGTCACTGTCCCTCAGGTAGAGCCCTGCGGGACGCCATAGAGGCTTTTCAGGCATACCAGCTGGAGCATCCACAGTGGTTTGAAGATGAATTACTGGAAAGCTCAGAGTTGAAGGCTGAAGAAAACTCAGCTGAAATCTGTGACAatacaaaaacaaccacaaacctTACTGCATATCGTGGACCTGCCTCAACCATAGTCACCAGTCACGTAACAACACAAGAAAATGATTACACAGCAGATAGAACAGGACAGAACGTGGCTGAAGAGTTTCAAATGTGCACAACGGCTGAGGTCTCCCGCTTTAATACTGAAAACATGCAGTTTGATGTAATTGCATTTTTAGACATCTGTGAAGATcttcatttttatgaaactgTCAAAAGCCGATGTGATTCGTGCTCCACCTTTTAA
- the bpgm gene encoding bisphosphoglycerate mutase, whose protein sequence is MSKYKLFLLRHGEGAWNKENRFCSWVDQKLSPNGVKEAQDCGRLLKEQGYKFDLVFTSILSRSIQTAWLVQEAMGQEWVPVVKSWRLNERHYGSLIGLNRAEMAQQHGEEKVKLWRRSYDITPPPIDESHPYFLEIYNDRRYSTCDVPMEKLPRAESLKEVLDRLLPYWDSTVVPEIRKGKTVLISAHGNSCRALLKHLEGISDDDIANVTLPTGIPVLLELDDNLKPVKPRQLLGDQAKIQAAIKKVEDQGKAIPST, encoded by the exons ATGTCCAAGTACAAACTCTTTCTGCTGAGGCATGGGGAGGGGGCCTGGAATAAAGAGAACCGTTTCTGCAGCTGGGTTGACCAGAAGCTGAGCCCGAATGGGGTGAAAGAGGCCCAGGACTGTGGCAGGCTCCTAAAAGAGCAGGGCTACAAGTTCGACTTAGTATTCACTTCCATACTTAGCCGCTCTATCCAGACAGCATGGCTGGTGCAGGAGGCTATGGGTCAGGAGTGGGTCCCCGTGGTGAAGTCCTGGAGACTGAATGAGCGTCACTATGGTTCCCTGATTGGCCTGAATCGGGCGGAGATGGCTCAACAACATGGAGAGGAAAAGGTGAAGCTGTGGAGAAGGAGCTACGACATCACTCCGCCTCCTATTGATGAATCCCACCCTTACTTCCTGGAAATCTACAATGACCGCAGATACAGCACTTGTGACGTGCCAATGGAGAAGCTTCCCCGAGCAGAGAGTCTGAAGGAGGTGTTGGACAGGCTGCTGCCATACTGGGACAGCACTGTGGTGCCAGAGATAAGGAAAGGGAAGACTGTGCTCATTTCGGCTCATGGAAACAGCTGCAGGGCTCTGCTGAAACACCTGGAAG GTATATCAGACGACGATATTGCCAATGTGACTTTGCCTACGGGGATACCCGTGCTGCTTGAGCTGGACGATAACCTCAAGCCTGTGAAACCTCGACAGCTCTTGGGAGACCAGGCGAAGATTCAGGCAGCGATTAAAAAGGTGGAGGACCAGGGAAAAGCTATACCGTCAACTTGA